A window of Dickeya zeae NCPPB 2538 contains these coding sequences:
- a CDS encoding methyl-accepting chemotaxis protein gives MSILGEKYDNLKVGTRLSLGFGLVLLLSLVVLISGVVGFRTIDDSNTKVQVTNDLNATLAQARVLRTQFQFTHDYNVIEKNGVLVNKMVDILTQAKNLSWDKNTLDDVERIDQDLKAYSATREAFIAASKKRDTAGLAISQDDSEKVLEAFQSQWQQVTGLPSDTQVVLYQLGERMSDIRDVAHDLLLAPSDNTLAVTLKSIDTAEKAIKEKAGQLPAAIQASLKTAWDYFLVYRQSAGAYLAAFQDETRASQAMTASADKLNKDVAALFSQQLTNSTQTTRSSELKMMVTGLTVVLFGIIMAWRISVQIVTPLKQGLSVAERIADGDLSSSVSSSRRDELGMLITAMANMNDKLRTMIRDIREGVGNVASASAEIAAGNTDLSSRTEQQSAAVVETAASMEQLTSTVKQNSENAHHASQLASEASQNAIKGGEIVSNVVKTMNDISSSSKRISEITSVINSIAFQTNILALNAAVEAARAGEQGRGFAVVASEVRNLAQRSSQAAKEIEGLIQESVSRVNTGSELVDDAGKTMQDIVRSITHVFDIMGEIASASDEQSRGISQIAQAVTELDSTTQQNAALVEESSSAANALEEQSQLLMQAVSAFHLGDDSHTHHHTHTSGAATSQALLLGKPSSGKSSQSGRKHTAKTDKSSGSAKHHSDKDEWVKF, from the coding sequence ATGAGTATTTTGGGTGAAAAATACGATAATCTTAAAGTGGGAACCCGGCTGTCATTAGGGTTTGGCTTAGTGCTGCTATTGTCGCTAGTGGTATTGATATCCGGCGTCGTCGGATTCCGAACCATCGATGATAGTAATACTAAGGTGCAGGTGACGAATGATCTTAATGCCACACTGGCGCAAGCGCGCGTGTTGCGTACGCAATTCCAGTTCACGCACGATTACAATGTTATTGAGAAGAATGGGGTGCTGGTTAATAAAATGGTCGACATCCTCACTCAGGCTAAAAATCTGAGCTGGGATAAGAATACCCTGGATGATGTCGAACGTATCGATCAGGATTTGAAGGCTTATAGCGCGACACGAGAAGCGTTTATTGCGGCCAGTAAAAAGCGCGATACCGCAGGATTGGCAATCAGCCAGGACGACAGTGAAAAAGTGCTGGAAGCGTTCCAGAGCCAATGGCAGCAGGTAACCGGGCTCCCTTCTGATACCCAGGTGGTACTGTATCAACTGGGTGAACGCATGTCGGATATTCGTGATGTAGCCCATGATTTGTTGCTGGCACCGTCTGATAACACGCTGGCCGTGACGCTAAAGAGTATTGATACGGCGGAAAAAGCCATTAAAGAAAAAGCCGGGCAGTTGCCAGCAGCGATACAAGCCAGCCTGAAAACGGCCTGGGATTATTTCCTGGTATATCGTCAATCTGCCGGTGCCTATTTGGCAGCATTTCAGGATGAAACCCGTGCCAGTCAGGCCATGACGGCATCGGCGGATAAACTGAATAAAGATGTCGCGGCCCTGTTTAGCCAGCAACTGACTAACTCCACTCAAACCACTCGTTCATCGGAATTAAAAATGATGGTGACCGGGCTGACGGTGGTGCTGTTTGGCATCATCATGGCATGGCGTATTTCGGTGCAGATTGTGACGCCGCTTAAACAAGGGCTGTCGGTGGCTGAACGTATCGCCGATGGTGATCTTTCATCATCAGTGAGTTCTTCACGCCGTGATGAGCTAGGTATGTTGATCACTGCCATGGCGAATATGAATGACAAATTACGCACCATGATTCGGGATATTCGCGAAGGGGTCGGAAATGTGGCATCGGCGTCGGCCGAGATCGCGGCCGGTAATACAGACTTGTCGTCCCGCACGGAGCAGCAGTCGGCAGCCGTGGTGGAGACTGCTGCTAGTATGGAACAGCTGACCTCAACGGTAAAACAGAACTCGGAAAACGCGCATCATGCCTCACAGCTGGCCTCAGAAGCCTCACAAAATGCCATTAAAGGCGGTGAGATTGTCAGTAACGTGGTGAAAACCATGAATGATATCTCCAGCAGTTCTAAGCGCATTTCCGAAATTACCTCGGTTATCAATAGTATTGCGTTCCAGACCAACATTCTGGCGCTGAATGCGGCGGTTGAGGCGGCAAGAGCGGGCGAGCAAGGGCGTGGTTTTGCTGTCGTCGCCAGCGAGGTGCGTAATCTGGCGCAGCGTAGTTCACAGGCGGCAAAAGAAATTGAAGGGCTGATTCAGGAGTCGGTATCGCGGGTGAATACCGGCTCAGAGCTGGTGGATGATGCAGGTAAAACCATGCAGGATATCGTCCGCTCAATTACCCATGTATTTGACATCATGGGGGAAATTGCTTCGGCATCTGATGAGCAAAGTCGCGGGATTAGTCAAATCGCCCAGGCAGTGACTGAGCTGGATAGCACCACGCAGCAAAACGCCGCGCTGGTGGAAGAGTCCTCCTCGGCGGCCAATGCGTTGGAAGAGCAGTCGCAGTTACTGATGCAGGCGGTATCGGCGTTCCATTTAGGTGACGATTCCCATACACACCACCATACCCATACTTCCGGTGCTGCAACCAGTCAGGCGCTATTGCTGGGTAAACCGTCGTCCGGTAAATCGAGTCAGTCAGGACGCAAACACACCGCGAAGACGGATAAGTCGTCTGGTAGTGCTAAACACCATTCTGACAAAGATGAGTGGGTGAAGTTTTGA
- a CDS encoding PqiB family protein — translation MSNSTPMPAAEARIKSRRRLSPFWLLPVVALLIAGWLLYTNQQERGATVTIDFVSADGIVPGRTPVRYQGVEVGTVRNIKLSDDLRTIQVVASIRNDMKDALRSGTQFWLVTPKASLAGVSGLDALVGGNYIGMLPGRGDPSTHFTAQDNQPKYRANSGELLVHLHADDLGSLNAGSLVYFRKIPVGKVYDYSVNADHRGVTIDVLIDRRFTGLVKKNSRFWNVSGLKADVSFSGATVEMQNLSALVNGAIAFDSPEQSEPASADQIYDLYPDLAHSQRGVSITLDLPSGDKLQAGHTPLLYQGLEVGTLQRLTLEANQRVTGELIVDPSVVPLMRDNTRIELAAPRLSLSDLNLPSLLGGTTLTLIPGEGEPKQHFTVADATQQQLQQPGALNIELTADQSYGIDSGQPIMLHGVQIGRIVQRTLTDNGVSFTAVIDRQYRHLLHKDSQFVASSRVNVKLGLDGVQMLGASAQEWLNGGVTVLPGSTGEAQSRYPLYSDREKAGAGIQGTMPPTTLTLLADSLPDIQDGSVVLYRKFQVGEITRIRPKADTFEIDVYIRPEYRKLLTDNSVFWAEGGARVQLNGAGLTVQASPLSRALKGAISFDNVEGAADVQGGKRPLYSNETAARAIGSRITLRTYDASKLSAGMPIRYLGIDIGQLESLKLAEQRDEVRVQAVLYPEYVRHFARAGTRFSVVTPEISAAGVNHLETLIQPYINVEPGNGAVTRSFELQKATISDSRYQDGLNISVDTAEAGSLQIGTPVLFRGIEVGTVTGLSLGTLSDRVSVALRISKRHAHLVRDNSVFWLASGYNLQFGLTGGVIKSGTFQQFIRGGIAFATPPTTPLAPTAQAGKHFLLHSEEPSGWRDWGTALPER, via the coding sequence ATGTCGAACTCAACGCCGATGCCCGCCGCTGAAGCCCGCATCAAATCCCGACGCCGCTTGTCGCCTTTCTGGTTACTGCCCGTTGTCGCCCTGCTGATTGCTGGTTGGTTGCTCTACACCAACCAGCAGGAGCGTGGTGCGACGGTAACGATTGATTTCGTCTCAGCGGACGGCATTGTGCCCGGTCGCACCCCGGTGCGTTATCAAGGGGTGGAAGTCGGTACTGTGCGCAACATAAAACTCAGCGATGATTTGCGTACGATTCAGGTCGTCGCCAGCATCCGTAACGACATGAAGGATGCGCTACGCAGCGGTACCCAGTTCTGGCTGGTGACGCCCAAAGCCTCGCTGGCCGGGGTATCGGGGCTAGATGCGCTGGTCGGCGGTAACTATATCGGCATGCTGCCCGGCCGTGGCGACCCGTCGACACACTTCACCGCACAAGATAATCAGCCGAAATATCGCGCTAACAGTGGTGAATTACTGGTGCATCTGCATGCTGACGACCTGGGATCGCTCAATGCCGGTTCGCTGGTCTATTTCCGGAAGATTCCGGTTGGGAAAGTCTACGACTACAGCGTTAATGCCGATCACCGTGGTGTGACGATTGACGTATTGATCGACCGCCGTTTCACCGGGTTGGTGAAAAAGAACAGCCGCTTTTGGAACGTTTCCGGGCTAAAAGCCGATGTCAGTTTCAGCGGGGCGACCGTTGAAATGCAAAATCTATCGGCACTGGTTAACGGTGCTATCGCCTTTGATTCGCCCGAACAGAGCGAGCCTGCCTCTGCGGACCAAATTTATGATTTGTATCCGGATCTGGCACACAGCCAGCGTGGCGTGTCGATAACACTGGACTTGCCTTCTGGCGATAAACTGCAAGCCGGGCATACTCCCTTGCTGTATCAAGGGTTGGAGGTGGGGACACTGCAACGACTCACCCTGGAAGCCAACCAGCGCGTCACCGGTGAATTAATTGTCGACCCGTCCGTGGTGCCGCTGATGCGCGACAACACCCGCATTGAACTGGCCGCACCGCGTTTATCGCTCAGTGATCTCAACCTGCCCAGCCTGTTAGGGGGGACGACACTGACGCTCATCCCCGGCGAGGGCGAACCGAAGCAACACTTTACCGTGGCTGACGCGACACAACAGCAGTTGCAACAGCCCGGTGCGCTTAACATCGAATTAACGGCCGACCAGAGTTACGGTATCGACAGCGGCCAGCCGATTATGTTGCACGGTGTGCAAATTGGTCGCATTGTTCAACGCACGCTGACCGATAACGGTGTGAGTTTTACCGCCGTTATCGACCGCCAATACCGCCACCTGCTGCATAAAGACAGTCAATTTGTCGCCAGTAGCCGGGTCAATGTCAAACTCGGGCTGGACGGCGTACAGATGCTGGGCGCCAGCGCGCAAGAGTGGCTTAACGGTGGTGTCACCGTGTTACCGGGCTCGACTGGTGAGGCACAATCACGTTACCCGCTCTATAGCGATCGGGAAAAAGCCGGTGCCGGTATTCAGGGGACAATGCCCCCCACCACGCTGACGTTATTGGCCGACAGCCTGCCAGATATTCAGGATGGATCCGTCGTGCTGTATCGAAAATTTCAGGTCGGTGAAATTACCCGTATTCGCCCCAAAGCCGACACCTTCGAAATCGATGTTTATATTCGGCCGGAATACCGCAAACTGCTCACCGATAACAGCGTATTCTGGGCCGAGGGCGGCGCACGCGTGCAACTGAACGGTGCTGGGTTGACGGTGCAGGCGTCTCCGCTCAGCCGCGCGCTGAAAGGGGCGATTAGTTTTGACAATGTGGAGGGCGCTGCCGATGTGCAAGGTGGCAAACGCCCGTTGTACAGCAATGAAACCGCCGCCAGAGCCATTGGCAGCCGAATCACATTACGCACCTACGATGCCAGCAAGCTCTCCGCCGGTATGCCAATCCGTTATCTTGGCATCGACATCGGCCAACTGGAGTCACTCAAACTGGCGGAGCAACGCGACGAAGTGCGAGTACAGGCGGTGCTATACCCGGAATACGTTCGCCATTTTGCCCGTGCGGGTACCCGTTTTTCGGTGGTGACACCCGAAATCTCCGCCGCTGGGGTCAACCACCTGGAAACGCTGATCCAGCCCTATATCAACGTCGAACCGGGTAACGGTGCCGTTACCCGCAGTTTTGAACTGCAAAAAGCCACGATTTCCGACTCACGCTATCAGGACGGGCTCAATATCAGCGTGGATACCGCTGAAGCCGGATCGCTACAGATTGGCACCCCGGTACTGTTTCGCGGTATTGAGGTCGGCACGGTGACCGGCCTGTCGCTCGGCACCTTGTCCGACCGAGTCTCTGTCGCGCTGCGTATCAGTAAACGCCATGCTCATCTGGTACGCGATAACTCGGTATTCTGGCTGGCTTCCGGCTATAACCTGCAATTTGGCCTGACCGGCGGTGTTATCAAGAGCGGGACGTTCCAGCAATTCATTCGTGGCGGCATCGCCTTTGCCACCCCTCCCACCACACCGCTGGCACCGACAGCACAGGCCGGTAAACACTTCCTGTTGCATAGCGAAGAACCCAGTGGCTGGCGTGACTGGGGAACCGCCCTGCCGGAACGATAA
- the yebS gene encoding membrane integrity lipid transport subunit YebS — MKIYNAAAPIESADSPPVAPRRFQRCPQCDQPFMLPRLKRHQHGHCPRCVAHLASGRDWSISRLVSMAIAMLLLMPFAYTEPLLNIRLLGVSINASLLEGIWQMTRQGHPVTASIVAFCTIGAPLTLVFALLYLFFAPRVGMNLRPVLLLFERLKEWVMLDVYLVGLAVASIKVREFSEVLPGNGLLAFLVLMALSLLTLIHLNTEQLWQRYYPQRDPQHPQRDPQPATSAPAEALVCLSCHFTAQPDHQGRCRRCHVPLTPRRPYSLQKSWSALISAVILLLPANLMPISIIYVNGVRREDTIFSGIMSLATSNVPVALVVFIASILVPFSKVIITTFLLVSIHFRMKTGRMLRMRLLRLMTWIGRWSMLDLFVIALTMSLVNRDQLLAFTMGPAALYFGAAVILTILSVEWLDSRLIWDND; from the coding sequence ATGAAAATTTATAACGCCGCTGCGCCTATCGAGTCGGCCGACTCGCCGCCTGTAGCGCCGCGCCGCTTTCAGCGTTGCCCACAATGCGACCAGCCCTTCATGTTGCCCCGGCTCAAACGCCATCAACACGGCCACTGCCCGCGCTGTGTGGCACACCTTGCCAGCGGCCGCGATTGGTCTATCTCACGGCTGGTATCAATGGCCATCGCCATGCTGCTTCTGATGCCGTTTGCCTATACCGAGCCGCTGCTCAACATTCGCCTGCTGGGTGTGTCCATCAATGCCAGCTTGCTGGAAGGTATCTGGCAAATGACACGCCAGGGCCACCCGGTCACCGCCAGTATCGTGGCATTTTGTACTATCGGGGCTCCACTCACGCTGGTCTTCGCCCTGTTGTATCTGTTTTTCGCTCCACGCGTCGGCATGAACCTGCGTCCGGTATTGCTGCTCTTCGAACGCCTGAAAGAGTGGGTCATGCTGGATGTGTATCTGGTCGGTCTGGCGGTCGCGTCGATTAAAGTGCGTGAATTTTCCGAAGTCCTGCCCGGCAATGGGTTACTGGCGTTTCTGGTGCTGATGGCGCTAAGCCTGCTGACCCTGATTCACCTTAATACCGAGCAACTCTGGCAGCGCTACTATCCACAACGAGACCCACAACACCCACAGCGTGATCCACAACCAGCAACCTCTGCCCCAGCAGAGGCGCTGGTCTGCCTGTCCTGTCATTTTACTGCACAGCCTGACCATCAAGGCCGTTGCCGTCGTTGCCATGTGCCGCTCACGCCGCGCCGTCCTTATAGCCTGCAAAAATCCTGGTCGGCGTTGATTTCCGCCGTTATTCTGCTGTTGCCTGCCAATTTGATGCCGATCTCAATCATTTATGTCAACGGCGTTCGCCGCGAGGACACCATTTTTTCCGGCATTATGTCGCTGGCAACCAGTAATGTCCCGGTGGCGCTGGTGGTTTTTATCGCCAGTATTCTGGTGCCGTTCAGTAAGGTTATCATCACCACATTTCTGCTGGTCAGCATCCATTTTCGGATGAAAACCGGCCGCATGCTCCGTATGCGTCTGCTGCGCCTGATGACCTGGATTGGGCGTTGGTCGATGCTCGACCTGTTCGTTATCGCGCTGACCATGTCGCTGGTTAACCGCGACCAATTGCTTGCTTTTACCATGGGACCTGCGGCGCTTTATTTTGGCGCTGCCGTTATTTTGACCATATTGTCTGTCGAATGGCTGGATAGTCGACTGATATGGGATAATGACTAA
- a CDS encoding YebW family protein: MFALVIFVCYLGGNCESLVAGTYINEPQCLSAMEEQQIRNGGCFPIDDFRSGYWKPAHEYRDR; encoded by the coding sequence ATGTTCGCACTGGTGATCTTTGTCTGTTACCTGGGGGGTAACTGCGAGAGTCTGGTCGCGGGAACCTATATCAATGAACCACAGTGTCTGAGCGCCATGGAGGAGCAACAAATCCGTAATGGCGGCTGCTTTCCGATTGACGATTTTCGCAGCGGGTACTGGAAACCGGCCCACGAATACCGTGACCGCTAA
- a CDS encoding TraR/DksA family transcriptional regulator, with protein MADSMDISQEQQALLLDAQIAHARTAPVIPSALVCEDCEAPIPEARRLAIPGVVCCVSCQEIREQRLRHYRPLS; from the coding sequence ATGGCAGACAGTATGGACATCTCTCAGGAGCAGCAAGCGTTGCTGCTGGATGCACAAATTGCGCATGCACGCACCGCGCCCGTCATCCCATCGGCATTAGTCTGTGAGGATTGCGAGGCACCGATTCCCGAGGCTCGTCGGCTGGCGATTCCCGGTGTGGTGTGCTGCGTATCCTGTCAGGAAATCCGTGAACAGCGGCTACGCCATTACCGGCCGCTGTCCTGA
- a CDS encoding DUF2732 family protein: protein MKNNQKRHYTSVIPPGSRPQDSWRTDLAHRYSEHLDNLAQHACQEHLSAQELVALLQQEAENMRHQLWEAH from the coding sequence ATGAAAAACAACCAAAAAAGGCACTACACAAGCGTCATCCCACCGGGTAGCCGCCCACAGGATAGCTGGCGCACCGACCTCGCTCATCGCTACAGCGAGCATCTGGATAATCTGGCGCAACACGCCTGTCAGGAGCATTTATCTGCACAGGAACTGGTAGCGCTCTTGCAACAGGAAGCAGAAAACATGCGGCACCAGCTGTGGGAGGCGCACTGA
- the rsmF gene encoding 16S rRNA (cytosine(1407)-C(5))-methyltransferase RsmF — protein MAKPIPASLTPDFLTAMQAIMPAHLNMDDFIDTCQRPLRRSIRVNTLKISVPDFLTLVAPYGWEMEAVPWCHDGFWLLNADEEVMRLGNALEHLSGLFYIQEASSMLPVSALFMGHDTPERVLDMAAAPGSKTTQIAAHLNNQGLIVANEYSASRVKVLHANLHRCGVSNTTLTHFDGRVFGNALPETFDAILLDAPCSGEGVVRKDPAAMSHWSLESIADIATTQRDLILSAFHALKPGGVLIYSTCTLNHQENQQVCHWLMQQFPGACEIESLKDLFPQAHQALTDEGFLHVFPQIYDSEGFFVARLRKTASVPPLAPPDYKPGKLPFTPLSNKDAQLISQSARRLGLRWSDQQLQLWQRDDEIWLFPTALQPMLGKMRFSRIGIKLAERFAKGYRWQHEAIVALGDPQSPNAFELTAEQAVDWFRGKDIYPPAFSDHDDMLLTWQQTPLGLSKRVGRRLKNTLPRDLVRDGANLVLAID, from the coding sequence GTGGCTAAACCTATTCCTGCTTCCCTCACTCCCGATTTTCTGACCGCTATGCAAGCCATCATGCCTGCGCACCTGAACATGGATGACTTCATCGATACCTGCCAGCGGCCATTACGCCGTAGTATCCGCGTCAACACATTGAAAATCAGCGTGCCTGATTTTCTCACGCTGGTCGCCCCCTACGGTTGGGAAATGGAAGCAGTACCCTGGTGTCACGACGGTTTTTGGCTGCTCAACGCAGATGAAGAAGTGATGCGGCTGGGTAATGCGCTCGAACACCTGAGCGGCCTGTTTTATATCCAGGAAGCCAGTTCGATGTTACCGGTCAGTGCGCTGTTCATGGGGCATGATACCCCAGAGCGGGTGTTGGATATGGCCGCCGCCCCCGGTTCTAAAACCACCCAGATTGCCGCCCATCTCAACAATCAGGGATTGATTGTCGCCAACGAATACTCCGCCAGTCGGGTAAAAGTTCTGCACGCCAACCTGCATCGTTGTGGCGTGAGCAATACTACGCTGACACACTTTGACGGCCGGGTCTTCGGCAACGCCTTGCCTGAAACCTTTGACGCCATCCTGCTGGATGCCCCTTGCTCTGGCGAAGGTGTGGTCAGGAAAGATCCTGCTGCCATGAGTCACTGGTCGCTGGAAAGCATCGCTGATATCGCTACCACTCAACGCGACCTGATACTCAGCGCCTTCCATGCATTGAAACCGGGCGGGGTGCTGATTTATTCCACCTGTACCCTGAATCATCAGGAAAACCAGCAGGTGTGCCATTGGTTAATGCAACAATTCCCCGGTGCGTGTGAAATCGAGTCGCTAAAAGATCTGTTCCCACAAGCGCATCAGGCTCTGACGGACGAGGGATTCCTGCACGTCTTCCCACAGATTTATGACAGTGAAGGTTTTTTTGTGGCGCGCTTGCGTAAAACTGCGAGCGTACCGCCGCTGGCACCGCCGGATTACAAACCGGGCAAGCTGCCATTTACACCACTCAGCAATAAAGACGCACAGTTGATTAGCCAAAGCGCCCGACGGTTGGGTTTGCGATGGTCAGATCAGCAGTTACAGCTATGGCAGCGTGACGACGAGATCTGGTTGTTTCCAACCGCACTGCAACCCATGCTGGGTAAAATGCGCTTCTCCCGCATCGGCATCAAACTGGCGGAGCGTTTTGCCAAAGGGTATCGCTGGCAGCATGAAGCCATTGTGGCACTGGGCGACCCACAGAGCCCGAACGCCTTCGAGCTTACTGCAGAACAGGCCGTGGACTGGTTCCGGGGAAAAGACATTTATCCTCCCGCCTTCAGCGACCATGACGACATGTTACTGACCTGGCAGCAGACCCCGCTGGGGCTCAGCAAACGTGTTGGTCGGCGGCTGAAAAACACCCTGCCTCGCGATCTGGTTCGCGATGGTGCCAATCTTGTGCTTGCTATCGATTAA
- a CDS encoding phage repressor protein CI — protein sequence MSAASVLERIMSSYGVKTQKELSEVTEIPTNTISNWVQRGNVPGNIILKCALDTGAEAGWLVTGEFANANVFAHKSPLKGKALYEQILSSGGKAVLRRMLDAYGFSTQKELGDLLGIAPGTISTWIRRDFFPGDVVVTCALDTGVSLAWLATGKGSPQQHDTPVSRHDDAGITLIPRNVLKTGKLQEAGEWKADPQCIPAGLHAPLLVEGSTASWLVDTGITSISNGRWLLDIDGKNDIYDVALLPGRKMQVEGGGSQFQCGVDEVTPRGVVVLTLTPSL from the coding sequence GTGTCTGCGGCCTCCGTGCTTGAGCGCATCATGTCAAGCTATGGAGTAAAGACTCAGAAGGAACTGAGCGAGGTAACTGAAATACCTACCAATACAATCAGTAACTGGGTTCAGCGAGGGAACGTGCCGGGTAACATTATTCTTAAATGTGCGCTAGATACTGGAGCCGAAGCAGGATGGCTGGTAACTGGTGAGTTTGCAAATGCGAATGTCTTTGCTCATAAATCACCGCTGAAAGGTAAAGCGCTTTATGAGCAAATTCTATCATCGGGTGGTAAGGCGGTACTGCGTCGTATGCTTGATGCCTATGGCTTTAGTACGCAAAAAGAGTTGGGCGACTTACTGGGCATTGCACCCGGGACGATCAGTACCTGGATTCGTCGAGATTTCTTTCCTGGGGATGTGGTCGTTACCTGCGCGCTGGATACCGGGGTGTCACTGGCGTGGCTGGCGACCGGTAAAGGATCGCCGCAACAGCATGATACGCCGGTGAGCCGTCATGATGACGCGGGTATTACCCTGATTCCACGCAATGTACTAAAAACGGGTAAATTGCAGGAAGCAGGGGAGTGGAAAGCTGACCCGCAATGCATTCCTGCTGGCTTGCATGCGCCGTTGCTGGTAGAGGGGAGCACCGCTTCCTGGCTGGTGGATACCGGTATTACCAGCATCAGCAATGGGCGTTGGTTGCTGGATATTGACGGTAAAAACGATATCTATGATGTAGCTCTGCTGCCGGGGCGCAAAATGCAGGTTGAAGGCGGCGGCTCGCAATTCCAGTGTGGAGTCGACGAGGTCACTCCCCGTGGGGTGGTGGTGCTGACGTTAACGCCCAGTCTCTAA